Proteins from a single region of Carassius carassius chromosome 25, fCarCar2.1, whole genome shotgun sequence:
- the LOC132104665 gene encoding transmembrane protein 74-like gives MADLKVFFCGQDAVQTDHLDWSLKHQQIHHSVCADESALSNEECYQAYLEENVNEVNRLSEPRTAPLSIGRLCKLNEWGFDEEVEVCYDEQFETAFPGVPAFTDHKDNQLLAEETNYDNFSWNSSKDLQEGAPEYSLLSADDFMVDSSEKSVDYGFIGAVTFLVTGISLVVISYTVPRDVKVNPDTVSAREMEQLERENAQVGAHLDRCVIAGLCLLTLGGVVLSTLLMISMYKGEMIRRQAFAYSKHQARLYGSMNFRSGASPTGAPSLLSLDEDEGPVEVLSLS, from the coding sequence ATGGCTGATCTTAAAGTTTTCTTTTGTGGTCAAGACGCTGTCCAAACTGATCACCTTGACTGGTCCCTAAAACACCAACAAATTCATCACTCAGTGTGTGCAGATGAAAGCGCCCTTTCCAATGAAGAGTGCTACCAGGCGTATCTAGAGGAGAATGTTAATGAGGTGAACAGGCTTTCAGAACCAAGGACAGCGCCTCTGTCAATTGGACGACTCTGCAAACTCAATGAATGGGGATTTGATGAAGAAGTTGAGGTATGTTACGATGAGCAGTTTGAAACAGCTTTTCCTGGTGTGCCTGCCTTTACTGACCATAAAGACAATCAGTTGTTAGCAGAGGAgaccaactatgacaacttcagTTGGAATTCATCCAAAGATCTCCAAGAAGGCGCCCCAGAATACTCCCTGTTGTCAGCTGATGATTTCATGGTGGATTCATCAGAAAAGTCTGTGGATTATGGATTTATAGGTGCCGTTACATTTTTAGTTACTGGGATCTCCTTGGTTGTCATATCTTACACAGTCCCACGTGACGTTAAAGTGAATCCCGATACCGTTTCTGCCCGGGAGATGGAGCAGTTGGAGAGGGAGAATGCCCAGGTGGGTGCTCACCTGGACAGATGTGTGATTGCAGGGCTGTGTCTCCTCACACTCGGTGGTGTGGTACTGTCAACCCTGTTGATGATTTCCATGTATAAAGGGGAGATGATCAGGAGACAAGCATTTGCTTACTCCAAGCACCAAGCCAGACTCTATGGCTCTATGAATTTTAGAAGTGGCGCGAGCCCAACTGGTGCTCCTTCGCTTTTGTCCCTTGATGAAGATGAAGGTCCTGTTGAAGTCTTAAGTTTAAGCTGA